A window of Clostridium botulinum BKT015925 contains these coding sequences:
- the cobC gene encoding alpha-ribazole phosphatase yields the protein MTSLYLARHGESELNVTGVYFGATDCSLTQKGENQCIELREKLRDINFDVIITSPLKRAFHSAELISNASKEDIIVFEDIMELDFGAWEGMNYKDIEKKYNSEWQEWINDWVNASPPNGESFKDFYTRVEISLENILSKYKDKKILVVCHQGTLRVIASVLLEIGSSGYWRFAFDYGKYSLFEIIDGFAVLKKINS from the coding sequence ATGACCTCGTTATATTTAGCAAGACATGGAGAATCAGAGTTAAACGTTACTGGGGTATATTTTGGAGCAACTGATTGTTCTCTTACACAAAAAGGAGAGAATCAGTGTATAGAATTAAGAGAAAAATTAAGAGATATAAATTTTGATGTTATAATTACAAGTCCACTTAAAAGAGCTTTTCATTCTGCGGAATTAATAAGTAATGCTTCTAAAGAAGATATTATTGTGTTTGAGGATATTATGGAGCTTGATTTTGGAGCATGGGAAGGCATGAACTATAAAGATATAGAAAAAAAGTACAATAGTGAATGGCAAGAGTGGATAAACGATTGGGTAAATGCATCACCACCTAATGGAGAAAGCTTTAAAGATTTTTATACTAGAGTAGAAATAAGTTTAGAGAATATATTATCTAAATATAAGGATAAAAAAATACTTGTGGTTTGCCATCAAGGCACATTAAGGGTAATAGCTTCTGTTTTATTGGAAATAGGATCCAGTGGGTATTGGAGATTTGCTTTTGATTATGGAAAATACAGTTTGTTTGAGATAATTGATGGTTTTGCAGTATTAAAAAAAATTAATAGTTAG
- a CDS encoding histidine phosphatase family protein, with the protein MTTIYLTRHGQTQWNLNKRLQGWKNSPLTELGISQAEALRDRLKDMELDIIYTSPIERAYKTAEIIRGDKKIEIVKNDGLKELNYGEWEGSTIEEIEKNPMYNEQLDNLFNHPKEYVPFGGETYEHLIERIDSTMNEILEKNKDKKVLIVTHGMTLKALIHYFNENMTINDIVKLPVMGQTSLTQIDVVDGKYNLVLQNDTSHYDDNHRVQVGW; encoded by the coding sequence ATGACTACAATATATTTAACACGACATGGACAAACTCAATGGAACTTAAATAAGAGATTACAAGGGTGGAAAAACTCTCCTTTAACGGAACTTGGAATTTCACAAGCCGAGGCTTTAAGAGATAGACTTAAAGATATGGAATTAGATATTATTTACACAAGTCCTATAGAAAGAGCATATAAGACAGCTGAAATAATAAGAGGAGATAAGAAAATAGAAATTGTTAAAAATGATGGTTTGAAAGAATTAAATTATGGTGAGTGGGAAGGATCAACTATAGAAGAAATAGAAAAAAATCCTATGTATAATGAGCAATTAGATAATTTATTTAATCATCCAAAAGAATATGTACCTTTTGGTGGAGAAACATATGAACATCTTATAGAAAGAATAGATTCTACTATGAATGAAATACTTGAAAAAAATAAAGATAAAAAAGTATTAATAGTTACGCATGGAATGACATTAAAAGCGCTTATTCATTATTTTAATGAAAATATGACAATTAATGATATTGTAAAGCTTCCTGTAATGGGACAAACTAGTCTTACTCAAATTGATGTAGTTGATGGAAAATATAATTTAGTTCTTCAAAATGATACTAGTCATTATGATGATAACCACCGTGTGCAGGTAGGATGGTAA
- a CDS encoding pyridoxal phosphate-dependent aminotransferase has protein sequence MNFHGGDIYSVKSNNILDFSSNINPLGVPESFKNALIENINDFIRYPDIKYTELKNTIKDYIGIDSIEHIVQGNGAVEIIYKAIGAVKCNKAYIVSPTFSEYRRAVELNNVKCEEIDVFDQEYMSIDIEKLLHKVEKNSLVIVCNPNNPTGSLIKRDTMIELLEKLKVIKSTLIIDEAFIEFTPNSDENTMIPLISRYNNLIIVRAATKFFGMPGIRLGYGVTGNMEYINNIKEKLEPWNINTAAVIAGNTIFKDKDYIKKSKEWIGVEREFLYNELNKFEELKVYKSNANFHLLKINKSSMNAYELKDMLVKEGILIRVPKGFYNLSDMHFRLAIKDRTSNKVLISKLKNIFK, from the coding sequence ATGAATTTTCATGGTGGTGACATATACAGCGTTAAAAGTAATAATATATTGGACTTTAGTTCAAATATAAATCCTTTAGGAGTTCCAGAAAGTTTTAAAAATGCACTTATAGAGAATATAAACGATTTTATTAGATATCCAGATATTAAATATACAGAACTTAAAAATACAATTAAAGACTATATAGGAATAGATAGTATAGAGCATATAGTTCAGGGAAATGGTGCTGTTGAAATTATTTATAAGGCTATAGGTGCTGTTAAATGTAATAAGGCATACATAGTGAGTCCTACTTTTTCAGAATACAGAAGAGCAGTTGAACTTAATAATGTAAAATGTGAAGAAATAGATGTATTTGATCAAGAGTATATGTCTATAGATATAGAAAAACTTTTACATAAAGTTGAGAAGAACTCTTTAGTTATAGTATGTAATCCTAATAATCCAACAGGAAGCCTTATAAAAAGAGATACAATGATAGAACTATTAGAAAAGCTTAAAGTAATTAAAAGTACGTTAATTATAGACGAAGCATTTATAGAATTCACTCCAAATAGTGATGAAAATACTATGATTCCTTTAATTTCAAGATATAATAATTTAATTATAGTAAGAGCTGCCACAAAATTTTTTGGAATGCCAGGAATTAGACTTGGATATGGTGTAACTGGAAATATGGAATATATAAATAATATAAAAGAAAAGCTTGAGCCTTGGAACATAAATACGGCAGCAGTTATAGCAGGAAATACTATATTTAAAGATAAAGATTACATAAAAAAATCCAAAGAATGGATAGGCGTAGAAAGAGAATTTTTATATAATGAGTTAAATAAGTTTGAAGAATTGAAAGTATATAAATCTAATGCTAATTTTCATTTGCTTAAGATAAATAAATCTAGTATGAATGCATATGAACTTAAAGATATGCTTGTTAAGGAAGGAATACTTATTAGAGTACCTAAAGGTTTTTATAATTTATCTGATATGCATTTTAGACTTGCTATAAAAGATAGAACTAGTAATAAGGTTTTAATAAGTAAGCTTAAAAATATATTTAAATAA
- the cobS gene encoding adenosylcobinamide-GDP ribazoletransferase, translating into MKNLILMIQFFTRIPINVEIDVKEDSFAKGICYLPIVGLIIGMFNVAMYIIASKLIPGMFPIVVALLANTIITGAFHIDGLADTCDGIFSSRKKERMLEIMKDSRVGTNGAIAIVFDFMLRACLLSSLSEKYIIISIVMAPVVAKTIVTLLMCFSVYARKEGGLGGVFLEKVKPFRVVVAFVICIILGYVVIGYKFLFILFVTVIIMEMYKKLIYSKIDGMTGDTLGAANEIAEIIFILMLLVFWRYYLI; encoded by the coding sequence ATGAAAAATTTAATACTAATGATTCAGTTTTTTACAAGGATACCTATAAATGTAGAAATAGATGTTAAAGAGGATTCTTTTGCAAAAGGGATATGTTATCTTCCTATTGTAGGACTTATTATAGGTATGTTTAATGTGGCTATGTATATTATAGCTTCTAAATTAATTCCAGGAATGTTTCCAATAGTAGTAGCGCTACTTGCAAATACTATAATAACAGGAGCATTTCATATAGATGGTCTTGCAGACACTTGTGATGGTATTTTTTCTTCAAGAAAAAAAGAAAGAATGCTTGAAATAATGAAAGATAGTAGAGTTGGAACTAATGGTGCTATAGCTATAGTATTCGATTTTATGCTTAGAGCATGTCTTCTTAGTAGTTTAAGTGAAAAATATATAATAATATCAATAGTAATGGCCCCAGTAGTAGCCAAAACTATAGTTACATTACTAATGTGTTTTTCTGTATATGCACGAAAAGAAGGTGGCCTTGGTGGTGTATTTTTAGAGAAAGTAAAGCCTTTTAGGGTTGTAGTTGCTTTTGTTATTTGCATTATTTTAGGTTATGTAGTTATAGGGTACAAATTCTTATTTATATTATTTGTAACAGTGATAATTATGGAAATGTATAAAAAACTTATATACTCTAAAATTGATGGAATGACAGGAGATACATTAGGTGCTGCAAATGAAATAGCTGAAATTATATTTATATTAATGTTATTGGTATTTTGGAGGTATTACTTGATATGA
- the cobU gene encoding bifunctional adenosylcobinamide kinase/adenosylcobinamide-phosphate guanylyltransferase, which yields MGKIILVTGGARSGKSSYAENIAKEIGEKILYIATSIPFDDEMKHRVEKHKESRPEVWDTYEGYKDLDIVVREKNNLYDGMLLDCVTIMTSNFMFDYIGDKIEEADNTTLDEVEKKIITTFENLLNEVNKGNITMILVTNELGYGIVPENKLARVYRDIVGRINQYIASRASEVYLVVCGIPMKVK from the coding sequence ATGGGAAAAATTATATTAGTAACTGGTGGCGCAAGAAGTGGTAAGAGTAGTTATGCTGAAAACATAGCTAAAGAGATAGGGGAAAAAATATTGTATATAGCAACTTCAATTCCCTTTGATGATGAAATGAAGCATAGAGTTGAAAAGCACAAGGAAAGTAGACCAGAAGTTTGGGATACATATGAAGGTTACAAAGATTTAGATATAGTAGTAAGAGAAAAGAATAATTTATATGATGGTATGTTACTTGATTGTGTAACTATTATGACATCAAATTTTATGTTTGATTATATTGGAGATAAAATAGAGGAAGCGGATAACACTACTTTAGATGAAGTGGAAAAAAAGATAATTACAACTTTTGAGAATCTTTTAAATGAAGTTAATAAAGGAAATATCACAATGATACTTGTAACTAATGAGTTAGGATATGGAATAGTTCCAGAAAATAAATTAGCACGAGTATATAGGGATATAGTAGGGAGAATAAATCAATACATAGCATCAAGAGCAAGTGAGGTATATTTAGTTGTGTGCGGTATACCAATGAAGGTTAAGTGA
- the cobT gene encoding nicotinate-nucleotide--dimethylbenzimidazole phosphoribosyltransferase, which translates to MNLLNDVLEGIKPLDYSAMNEALKRLDKLAKPLGSLGRLEDIAMQISGITGNVKNKCNKKCTIVMAADNGIWEEGVSACPQSITAIQTINMLKGLTGVAVISKHANADIRVIDIGINAEISHPDLINMKIRMGTYNILKGSAMTRNEAIKGVEIGIETVRDLMKEEYSVLGTGEMGICNTSTSSAILMALTGCSTDIAVGKGSGITEEAYINKKNVIEEAININKPNREDPIDVLSKVGGFDIAGLVGCFLGAAYYRVPIVIDGFISSAAALIAYKLNPLTKEYMIPSHASKEPGFNLIMKELELEPLFNLNMRLGEGSGCPLTFDLIDAASDIMCNMATFEEASIIDDYLIDIR; encoded by the coding sequence ATGAACTTATTAAATGATGTTTTAGAAGGAATAAAGCCATTAGATTATAGTGCTATGAATGAAGCGCTAAAAAGGTTAGATAAGCTTGCAAAACCTCTTGGAAGTCTTGGAAGACTTGAAGATATAGCAATGCAAATATCGGGAATAACAGGCAATGTTAAAAATAAGTGCAACAAAAAATGTACTATAGTTATGGCTGCTGATAATGGTATATGGGAGGAAGGCGTTAGTGCATGTCCTCAATCAATTACAGCTATACAAACAATTAATATGCTTAAAGGATTAACTGGGGTTGCAGTTATATCTAAACATGCTAATGCGGATATAAGGGTTATAGACATTGGCATTAATGCAGAAATAAGTCATCCAGATTTAATAAATATGAAAATTAGAATGGGTACTTATAATATCCTTAAAGGCAGTGCTATGACAAGAAATGAAGCCATAAAAGGGGTAGAGATTGGAATAGAAACTGTTAGAGATTTAATGAAAGAAGAGTATAGTGTTTTAGGTACTGGAGAAATGGGAATATGCAACACAAGTACAAGTAGTGCAATACTAATGGCACTTACGGGATGTAGTACTGATATTGCAGTTGGAAAGGGATCTGGTATTACAGAAGAAGCTTATATTAATAAGAAAAATGTAATTGAAGAAGCTATAAATATTAATAAACCAAACAGAGAAGATCCTATTGATGTACTTTCTAAAGTAGGTGGATTTGATATTGCGGGGCTTGTTGGTTGTTTTTTAGGAGCTGCTTACTATAGAGTTCCGATAGTTATAGATGGATTTATATCTAGTGCTGCTGCATTAATTGCGTATAAATTAAATCCTTTAACTAAAGAGTATATGATACCATCTCATGCTTCTAAAGAACCAGGATTTAATCTGATTATGAAGGAACTTGAACTAGAGCCCTTGTTTAATCTTAATATGAGATTAGGAGAAGGAAGTGGATGTCCACTAACCTTTGATTTAATAGATGCGGCTTCTGATATCATGTGTAATATGGCAACTTTTGAGGAAGCATCTATAATTGATGATTATTTAATTGATATAAGGTGA
- a CDS encoding ABC transporter substrate-binding protein gives MFKGNSTRKSRVLSLFLAIAMILTCIFSFTGCVNKLAKENKTEISESVNYPLKIKDSYNREVTIDKEPTRIVSIAPNITETVFALGKGDRLVGRTDYCDYPESAKKVTTIGSLTKPNIEKIVELKPDVVIASTHFKKDVLSKLEKLNIKVVVLYGVETFDGVYDTINKVGEVLNAKSQASKLVSTMKEKVINVTNKVKNASKPKVYYVVSYGKMGDFTATGDTFIGKIIEMAGGINVAKDSTRWQYSIEKLVEKNPDIIICSKYFDTKKGIEMSNGYKDLKAVKNRKLIEIDNNLLDRQGPRIADGLDALAKIIHPDLFK, from the coding sequence ATGTTTAAAGGAAACAGTACAAGAAAAAGTAGAGTTTTAAGTTTGTTTTTAGCAATAGCTATGATACTTACTTGTATATTTTCATTTACTGGTTGTGTAAATAAGCTTGCAAAAGAAAATAAAACAGAAATAAGTGAAAGTGTTAATTATCCATTAAAAATTAAAGATTCTTATAATAGGGAAGTCACTATAGATAAAGAGCCAACTAGAATTGTATCTATAGCACCTAACATTACTGAAACAGTATTTGCCCTTGGAAAAGGTGATAGGCTTGTGGGAAGAACAGATTATTGTGATTATCCTGAAAGTGCTAAAAAAGTTACAACTATAGGAAGTTTAACAAAACCTAATATAGAAAAGATTGTAGAACTAAAACCAGATGTTGTAATAGCATCAACGCATTTCAAAAAAGACGTGTTAAGTAAGTTAGAGAAGTTAAATATAAAGGTAGTAGTTTTATATGGAGTTGAAACATTTGATGGAGTATATGATACTATAAATAAAGTTGGAGAAGTATTAAATGCTAAATCTCAAGCAAGTAAGTTAGTATCAACTATGAAAGAAAAAGTAATAAATGTAACAAACAAAGTTAAAAATGCAAGTAAACCGAAAGTTTATTATGTAGTTTCTTATGGAAAAATGGGAGACTTTACGGCAACGGGGGATACTTTTATAGGAAAAATCATAGAAATGGCTGGTGGAATTAACGTAGCTAAAGATTCAACAAGATGGCAATATAGTATTGAAAAATTAGTAGAGAAAAATCCAGATATAATTATATGTTCTAAGTACTTTGATACAAAGAAAGGTATAGAGATGTCTAATGGTTATAAGGATCTAAAAGCAGTTAAAAATAGAAAATTAATAGAAATAGACAATAACCTTTTAGATAGACAGGGACCTAGAATTGCAGATGGATTAGATGCTTTAGCTAAAATAATTCATCCAGATTTATTTAAATAA
- a CDS encoding cobyric acid synthase produces MKNKSIMIQGTASSVGKSILCTALCRIFYKDGYNVNPFKSQNMSLNSAITCDGGEIGRAQYMQAEASDKVPSVKMNPILLKPNSDRGSQVIINGKVFKNMDAVDYYKFKPELKKEVAKIYKSLSNESDVVVIEGAGSPAEINLNKEDFVNMGMAKIAKSPVILVGDIDKGGVFASIVGTMMLLKEDEKKLVKGVIINKFRGSYEILEPGLKMLEDIIKVPVLGVIPYFNLNLEDEDSATDWSKFNFNSSGDIDIAVIRLPHMSNFTDINALKLYKDVKVRLIEKKEDLNNPDLIIIPGSKSTIKDMEYLKNSGLKDIIMNCHKNGSFIFGICGGFQILGSKILDPNKIEGSLTSIEGLSLLDSVTEIRTTKTTTLTKAKDKIFNSNIQGYEIHMGETSISDAVPFASIYERNKIKYENVDGAISKDGRVLGTYIHGIFDNSEFTRSFLNKIRKHKGKDIIEEVPKDYWEFKNEEYDKLANIVRENLDMKKLYEIVNEGTDE; encoded by the coding sequence ATGAAAAATAAAAGTATTATGATTCAAGGAACAGCATCGTCTGTTGGTAAAAGCATACTTTGTACTGCACTTTGCAGAATATTTTATAAGGATGGATATAATGTAAATCCTTTTAAATCTCAAAATATGTCTCTTAACTCGGCAATAACTTGTGATGGTGGAGAAATAGGAAGAGCACAGTATATGCAAGCAGAGGCATCTGATAAAGTTCCATCAGTAAAGATGAATCCTATTTTATTGAAACCTAATTCAGATAGAGGTTCACAGGTTATAATAAATGGAAAAGTATTTAAAAACATGGATGCTGTTGATTATTATAAATTTAAACCAGAGTTAAAAAAAGAAGTTGCTAAAATTTATAAGAGTTTAAGCAATGAGAGTGATGTAGTTGTAATAGAAGGGGCAGGAAGCCCAGCTGAAATTAACTTAAATAAAGAAGACTTTGTGAATATGGGAATGGCAAAGATAGCAAAGTCACCAGTAATATTAGTTGGGGATATAGATAAAGGAGGAGTATTTGCATCTATAGTTGGAACAATGATGCTTTTAAAAGAAGATGAGAAAAAGCTTGTAAAAGGAGTTATTATAAATAAATTTAGGGGAAGCTATGAAATTTTAGAACCTGGACTAAAGATGTTAGAAGATATAATAAAGGTTCCAGTATTAGGAGTTATACCATATTTTAATTTAAATCTAGAAGATGAAGATAGTGCAACAGATTGGAGTAAGTTTAATTTTAATTCTAGTGGTGATATTGATATAGCTGTAATAAGACTTCCTCATATGTCTAATTTTACTGATATTAATGCATTGAAGCTTTATAAAGATGTTAAAGTAAGATTAATTGAGAAAAAGGAAGATTTAAATAATCCTGATTTAATCATTATTCCTGGAAGTAAAAGCACTATTAAAGATATGGAGTATCTTAAAAATTCAGGACTTAAGGACATTATAATGAATTGTCATAAGAATGGAAGCTTTATTTTTGGTATTTGTGGTGGATTTCAGATATTAGGGTCAAAGATTTTAGATCCTAATAAAATAGAAGGCAGTTTAACTTCAATTGAAGGATTAAGTCTTTTAGATTCTGTTACTGAAATTAGAACAACTAAGACAACTACTTTAACAAAAGCTAAAGATAAAATTTTTAACTCTAATATACAGGGTTATGAGATACATATGGGAGAAACGAGTATATCGGATGCAGTACCGTTTGCATCAATTTATGAGAGAAATAAGATCAAATATGAAAATGTAGATGGCGCTATCAGTAAAGATGGAAGAGTTTTAGGCACATATATTCATGGAATATTTGATAATTCTGAGTTTACGAGAAGTTTTTTAAATAAAATAAGAAAACACAAGGGAAAAGACATTATAGAAGAAGTTCCAAAGGATTATTGGGAATTTAAAAATGAAGAATACGACAAGCTTGCAAATATTGTTCGTGAAAATTTAGATATGAAAAAATTATATGAGATAGTGAATGAGGGAACAGATGAGTAA
- a CDS encoding DUF2992 family protein, which translates to MQRKIKKQLKNVGSGTKAQQALKLQYEQGKLERRTRSREHREEESARKFELRQEKRKEKHRGH; encoded by the coding sequence ATGCAACGTAAAATAAAAAAGCAATTAAAGAATGTTGGGAGCGGAACAAAAGCGCAACAAGCGTTAAAACTTCAATACGAACAAGGAAAGCTGGAGCGCAGAACTCGTTCTCGTGAACATCGAGAGGAAGAGAGCGCGCGAAAGTTTGAATTGCGACAAGAAAAACGTAAAGAAAAACACAGAGGACATTAG
- a CDS encoding methyl-accepting chemotaxis protein, with product MIENLEENEIINSFNNLIPYFQYYFEDEIAFTISNTKYFLKGVDSDSIKLGVKKGDSIPVGCAAYECLKARKTVSIIVAEEVFGVSIKAIGVPVSENGKIVGTIVIAKSLKRKNQVNDLTNNLSSSINQIASSLNDINERIQSVVSSNKFIQQNVKKAYDETQNTDEVLKFIENVASQTNLLGLNAAIESARAGEFGKGFSVVANEIRKLSVSSSESIKKINEVLKTIQGSVLEISNKVNEYNGVFEEQVESIKDITNVIDKLNESALLLKNMISKN from the coding sequence GTGATTGAAAATTTAGAAGAAAATGAAATAATTAATTCATTTAATAATCTAATACCGTATTTTCAGTATTATTTTGAAGATGAAATTGCTTTTACTATTTCAAATACTAAATATTTTTTAAAAGGTGTTGATAGTGATAGTATAAAACTTGGAGTAAAGAAAGGAGATTCTATTCCAGTAGGATGTGCTGCTTATGAATGTTTAAAAGCTAGAAAGACAGTATCTATAATTGTAGCAGAAGAAGTATTTGGAGTTTCAATAAAAGCTATAGGTGTACCAGTAAGTGAAAATGGAAAAATAGTTGGAACTATAGTTATAGCAAAAAGTTTAAAAAGAAAGAATCAAGTTAATGATTTAACTAATAATTTATCTAGTTCTATAAATCAAATAGCGAGTTCTCTTAATGATATTAATGAAAGGATTCAATCGGTGGTTTCTTCTAATAAGTTTATACAACAAAATGTAAAAAAAGCATATGATGAAACACAAAACACAGATGAAGTATTGAAATTTATTGAAAACGTAGCAAGTCAGACTAATTTATTAGGATTAAATGCAGCCATTGAATCCGCTAGAGCAGGTGAATTTGGTAAAGGATTTAGTGTAGTTGCAAATGAAATAAGAAAATTATCTGTTTCTAGTAGTGAATCTATTAAGAAGATAAATGAGGTATTAAAAACCATACAAGGCTCTGTTTTAGAAATATCAAATAAAGTAAATGAGTATAATGGTGTTTTTGAGGAACAGGTTGAATCTATTAAAGACATAACTAATGTAATAGATAAATTAAATGAATCTGCACTATTACTTAAAAATATGATATCAAAAAATTAA
- a CDS encoding cobalamin biosynthesis protein, with protein sequence MSNIYLAFILDCILGDPYWFPHPVRFIGKYISFFEKQIRKANFKDITLKIGGVFLTLSTIGLTYGICFGILKAAYIINPKIYYVLNIVILWTCIAPKCLSNEAIKIYKELVNNNIEKSRKQLSYIVGRDTDNLDESEITRAVVETVGENTSDGIIAPLMYMFIGGAPLALTYKAVNTLDSMVGYKEDIYLNFGWFSAKLDDVVNYIPARLTALFMVISSFILRFDYKNCIKIINRDKNNHTSPNAGYPESAMAGALRVKIGGTNSYFGKLTYKPTIGDELKKLEKEDIRKSTILMYGTTIVSIVIFSIILISCGLIH encoded by the coding sequence ATGAGTAATATTTATTTAGCATTTATATTAGATTGTATTTTAGGGGATCCCTATTGGTTTCCACATCCAGTTAGATTTATTGGAAAGTATATAAGTTTTTTCGAAAAACAAATTAGAAAAGCAAATTTTAAAGATATAACTTTAAAAATAGGGGGTGTATTTTTAACATTAAGTACAATAGGATTAACTTATGGTATATGTTTTGGAATATTAAAGGCTGCATATATTATAAATCCAAAAATTTATTATGTCTTAAATATAGTAATATTATGGACTTGTATAGCGCCTAAATGTTTATCAAATGAAGCTATAAAAATATACAAGGAACTTGTAAATAATAATATAGAAAAATCAAGAAAACAGTTATCTTATATTGTAGGACGTGATACTGATAACTTAGATGAAAGTGAGATTACAAGAGCAGTAGTTGAGACTGTTGGAGAAAATACTTCAGATGGAATCATAGCACCTCTTATGTATATGTTTATAGGTGGTGCACCTTTAGCACTTACGTATAAAGCGGTTAATACACTGGATTCGATGGTTGGGTATAAAGAAGATATTTATCTTAATTTTGGATGGTTTTCGGCAAAGTTAGATGATGTTGTAAACTATATACCTGCAAGATTAACGGCATTATTTATGGTTATAAGTTCCTTTATTTTGAGATTTGATTATAAAAATTGTATTAAAATTATAAATAGAGATAAAAATAATCATACAAGTCCCAATGCGGGATATCCAGAATCAGCTATGGCAGGAGCTTTAAGAGTTAAAATTGGTGGAACCAATTCTTACTTTGGAAAACTTACATATAAACCGACTATTGGTGATGAATTAAAAAAACTAGAAAAAGAAGATATAAGAAAATCTACTATACTAATGTATGGAACAACTATTGTAAGTATAGTTATATTTTCTATAATTTTAATATCTTGTGGTTTAATACACTAG
- a CDS encoding FecCD family ABC transporter permease, which produces MSFIRNKQQNKNMFILGILVLGVVIIFCTYLGVASISFKQTSLIILSKIPIFNKYIALEGIKETSKLIILNLRLPRVLLACLVGAGLSVVGACFQSIFKNPMADPYTLGVSSGAAFGATLTIVLNLGGSFLGIGWMSVGAFIGALITVIIVYFIAKVGSKIPTATLLLSGIAMSFMLSSLISLIMIFKREEIENIVMWTMGSISTASWQQVMLVVPFICIGTGVLYIFARELNIMLLGDNTAKNLGVDTDKMKKILVIISTIMVAVIVSVSGVIGFIGLIIPHSIRMVFGSDNRAVIPFSALGGALFLIICDTIARSLVPPMDIPVGIITSLFGVPFFINILYKAKKKIF; this is translated from the coding sequence GTGTCATTTATTAGAAATAAGCAACAGAATAAAAATATGTTTATTTTAGGCATATTAGTATTAGGAGTAGTTATCATATTTTGTACATATTTAGGTGTGGCAAGTATATCATTTAAGCAAACTTCTCTTATAATTTTAAGCAAAATTCCTATATTCAATAAATATATTGCTTTAGAGGGTATAAAAGAAACATCTAAATTAATAATATTAAATCTAAGGCTTCCAAGAGTTTTACTAGCTTGTTTAGTTGGGGCTGGCCTTTCCGTAGTAGGTGCATGTTTTCAAAGTATATTTAAAAATCCAATGGCAGATCCATATACTTTAGGAGTATCTTCAGGTGCTGCCTTTGGTGCAACTCTTACTATAGTTTTGAACTTAGGTGGGAGTTTTTTAGGTATAGGATGGATGTCTGTTGGAGCATTTATCGGAGCACTTATTACAGTAATTATAGTTTATTTTATAGCAAAAGTGGGAAGTAAGATACCTACAGCAACATTGCTTCTATCAGGAATTGCTATGAGTTTTATGTTATCGTCACTTATATCATTAATTATGATATTTAAGAGAGAAGAAATTGAAAATATAGTAATGTGGACAATGGGAAGTATTTCTACAGCTAGTTGGCAGCAAGTAATGCTGGTAGTTCCCTTTATATGTATAGGAACAGGGGTATTATACATATTTGCAAGAGAATTAAATATTATGCTTTTAGGCGATAATACCGCTAAAAATTTAGGTGTAGATACAGATAAGATGAAAAAAATCTTAGTTATTATTTCCACTATAATGGTAGCAGTAATAGTTTCGGTTAGTGGAGTTATTGGATTTATAGGACTTATAATTCCTCATTCTATAAGAATGGTATTTGGATCAGATAATAGAGCTGTTATACCGTTTTCTGCTTTAGGTGGGGCTTTATTTTTAATAATATGTGATACTATTGCAAGAAGTCTAGTACCACCCATGGATATTCCTGTAGGAATTATTACATCTTTATTTGGAGTGCCATTTTTTATTAATATTTTATATAAGGCTAAAAAGAAGATATTTTAG